The window CTTTGGGAAAACTTTTTGAAATTTCAAATATCTCCATTGCTGTATTGAACGCAAGTTTATAAACATCTAAATCCCTAACACTGTTTATTCTCTTTGTTTCTCTTTTTTTATTATTTTTCTCGTCCATCTTCCGTCATCTCTCGTATTTTGGTTTCGTCCCTCATCCATCGTCCATCGTTTCTCGTCCTTCGGTTACTTCCCTATACAAAACCTTTGAAAAATTCTGTCCAATATATCTTCTTCCAGTGTTTCGCCTAAAATCTTTTTAAACGATTCCAGCGATTCTTTCAAGTCAACAGCAACAAATTCTTCACTTAAACCTTCTGTTATCGCATCAAAACCCTTAAGAAGTCCGTTATATGCGTCTTTCAAAGATTCTCTGCTTCTGGCGTTTACCATAATAGTGCTTTCGCCGGCTGACACCCCGCCTGTAAACACGCTATCTTTTATATACTTCTTAATCGCATTAATGCCTTTTCCTTTCAGCGCCGATATTTCAAGAACCTTTTTATTACCGATTAAACTTTTCAGTTTATTTTTAGATATTTTTTCAAGCCCACAGGTTTGTCCCGATAAAACGTCGGGGCGGACCAACAGGTCAACTTTATTTATCAGACACAGCATCTTTTTTTCTTTTATAATCTTTGCAATTTCTTTATCTTGGCTTGATAACGATTTTGTTCCGTCAACCATAAACAGAACAAGGTTTGCATTTGCCAGATACTCTTCAACTTTTTCTTGCGCCTTTTTATCAATTATATTTTCTATTTTTTTAAATCCCGCAGTATCAACTATTTTTACGGGTATGCCTTCGATATTAATCCATTCCTCGATAATATCCCGCGTAGTGCCGGGTATATGCGTGACTATTGCCCGTTCTTTTCCTACCAAGCGGTTTAACAAAGTGGATTTGCCGACATTTGCTTTGCCGATTAAGAGCACCAACACGCCGTCACGCAGAATTTTACCTTCCCTGCTTTGTCTTATTAACTTGTCTGTTTCGGATACGAGCTTCTTTATTTTATTTATGAACTTACCCTTTTTTGCAATATCAATTTTCTCTTCGGGAAAATCCAATTCAGCTTC is drawn from bacterium and contains these coding sequences:
- the mnmE gene encoding tRNA uridine-5-carboxymethylaminomethyl(34) synthesis GTPase MnmE, whose translation is MKIKLTLAKGDTIAAISTPLGEGGIGIVRLSGKKALTIANKLFKGRNGATPSKLPSYTIHYGHIIRNKEILDEVILSIMRKPKSYTREDVVEINCHGGILPLRKTLEAVLECGARLAEPGEFTKRAFLNGRIDLAQAEAVINIVEAKTELALKSAMSQLKGAFSKTVKELKDETLELLTLFEAELDFPEEKIDIAKKGKFINKIKKLVSETDKLIRQSREGKILRDGVLVLLIGKANVGKSTLLNRLVGKERAIVTHIPGTTRDIIEEWINIEGIPVKIVDTAGFKKIENIIDKKAQEKVEEYLANANLVLFMVDGTKSLSSQDKEIAKIIKEKKMLCLINKVDLLVRPDVLSGQTCGLEKISKNKLKSLIGNKKVLEISALKGKGINAIKKYIKDSVFTGGVSAGESTIMVNARSRESLKDAYNGLLKGFDAITEGLSEEFVAVDLKESLESFKKILGETLEEDILDRIFQRFCIGK